The Piliocolobus tephrosceles isolate RC106 chromosome 16, ASM277652v3, whole genome shotgun sequence DNA window TCCATCTGTCCCTGTGTATGTCCTGGAGTcactccttcctcagcccccaggGCAGGAGCTCTGCGGGGGATCAGGCAAATAAAAACCAGAGGACTGAGGGCAGCCTTGTATgtggggggctggggaagggcccCGTCCTGAGGTCTGAAGTAGTGTCAGTGGCTGGCCTGTGACCAAGGTCAGGCAGCACTAGCATGTGCCCTGTGGGGACAGGCAGGCCAGCACTCAGGGAGTGGGTAGCTTCTGTGTTAAGTGCCCAAAATATTAGGTCTGCCCAGGGCAGGCCCAAGACATGCAAGTGCCCTGCAACGAACTCGCTCAATCCCAGGCTGAGGAAGCCGAGCACGAGCGGGGCAGGATGGAGGCACACCCTGGTGGGGCCAGTGCCCTGTGCTGGCCTCAGCAATGGTGCTTTAGCCCAAAGTTGCAGACCCCTCTTAGGCCAGAGCCTGGCAGTTAAGCAGGCCTCACTCCTCTGCTGTCACTTATGTGTGCCCTTAAGGAAAGGTGTTaccatcccccccccccctttttttgagatggagcctcgctctgttgccaggctggaatgcagtggcgctatttcggctcactgcaaactccacttcccgggttcaagggattctcctgccccagcctcccgaatagctaagacttgacaggcgcccgccaccatgcccagctaacttttgtatttttagtagagacgagggttcaccgtgttagccaggatggtcttgatctcttgcccttgtgatccgcccgccttagcctcccaaagtgctggaattacaggcatgagccaccgcgcccggcccctaccATCCCCTATTCTAACCCTAACATGGGGGTGGTCCCCAAAGGGACCTCACCACCAGGATGTCTACTTGTGGTCCCTCACACTCTAGGTCCTCACCCCAACTGACTCTCACCAAGCTGGAGAGGTCCTCTTTATGGGTGCCACCCGGGTACCCAAACCAGCACCCCAGCCACCCCAGGCCCCAAAGGGACAGGCATCACGCAGAAGTTCATCATCTTTACACTAAAGGAATTAACAGGGGTCAGGGAGACTATGCCAGGCTGAGGGTTTCTCGGTTTCCGGAGACAGGCCCAGCTACAGCAAACACAGGGCAACACGAAGGGGCAGCTGAAGATTTGGTCTTGAACTTGGGGGGTGGGAAAGTGATGATCCCCACGATTGGAGCAGCAGGAAGAAGTTGCATCTGAGGAAGGGCTGGGCCGCCCAGAGGCACAGCCCTGCCCTGGAGCTTGTCGCCGGCAGGGAAGGGAAACAAGCCCCCTCCCTCAGTGCTGAGAAAAAGGCACTTGGCTGGGTAtcctcctgccctctccccatCCATGGGAGAGACGGGGTCCTTGCCTCCATGCCCCTTTCAGCTGCCCAGAAGCCGGTCCTGGTTCAGCCTCTGGAAGAAGCTTTTGCCGAACTCGTAGGTGCTGATCATGATGGCGCAGGAGGGGGCAGCCTTGATGATCCGAGGAAGGAAGCCTGCAATGGAAAGGAGGCCTGGGTCAGGGGTCAGGATCGcaggccccaccctgcccccaaccccgACACCCACACACTGACCTGCAAAGAGTCCCTTGGTGCCAGACTCGGCGCGGATCCTTCGCAGCAGCAGCCAGGTGGAGCCCACATGCAGGGGATTCACTGCAAACGCGACGCCGGCTCAGTGAGGCCCCATTCAGGACCCCGCCTGTCCCCTGCCACACCTGTCTGGGCCCTCACCTCTCACAGCCTCCATCGCTCCCAGCGCGACCTGGCGTTGGGTCTTCACCACATCAAAGGGTAGAGTCAGCACTGCAGCCAcctggtggggagggcagggagagggcTCAGCTCCACTGCCAGGACCCCCAGCCCTACCTCCCAGATGGCTCTTGTGGCTGGGAGGGACAAAGGCCTCATGGGGTCTGCTTCTGGGCATCTCCAAAAACCCTCAGGCCCCCCCCAGGGAGCCCTCCACTGGCCTCACCTCCAGCCCAGACCACTCACCGTCCCTGAGATGCCACCAGCCACAAAGCTCATGCCCACAGAAGTCTGGTCCTTCGGCCTGAGTCCATTCAGCCAGCTCTTCACCAGCTCATAGTTGAACCAGTACAGGGCTTGGGGTGGGGGATGTACTGATTAGAGATGAGGAGGGCAAGGAGGTAGTCCCAGACCTTCCATCTTTCACTGCCACCACTCCCTCCCAGCTGTGAGTCTTGTCTGCTACATTGCAGGCTCGGAAGCAGGCTCTCTATAGGAATTAATCTCCTGACAGCCTGGGCAAATACTCTACCTGCTaggcccatttcacagatgagaaacccATGGCTCAGAAAAGCTAAGTAACTTCACGGTTACTAGTCACAAAGCTGGGACTTGGCCGTAGACCCTTTGTGTATCACCTCAAGGTTCCCTCATCCACCCCCTACAGCCTGCGTGCCTACCTGAGAAGGGCACATCTCGAAGGGCAGTGGGGCCCCAGCCCAGCCACAGTGAGCGCCAGCCACCCTGAGCCACCGCAGCTCGAACACAGGCACCCAGCTCCCGGTACGACACATGCCGAGCCTGCAGCTTTGTCCGCATAAGCTCCAGGGGGCTGACCACAGTCACGGTGCCCACTGTGCGGGGATTGGGGGTGACAGTGTGGAGAAGTCAGGTCACAGGTCTTACATGGCACCACGTAACTGCTGCCCCAGGTCTGGGGACCTAGAACATCCCCCGCACCCCCAAGCTGGCAGAGGTtggggctgggagctgggactGACTGAGCTTGGGCAGAGGTGGGGACAGAGGGAGGTCAACTGCCCAAGACTATGCTCACAGCGGGCCAGAGCGCCAGCCACCATGGGTGCGTAGAGGTCAGAGGTCAGGGCTCGACCACATAGGAAGGCCTTGAGTTGGTCGTAGGCAGTGAAGTAGATGGCGGTAGCTGGCACAGTCATCACCCTGGAGATACGGAGAGAGGTCAGCTGGGACTCCCAAAAGGACCCAAACTTTTAAAGCATCACCTGCCCCACCTAGCCATTCAACAGGGCGCAAGGGGTCAGGAGGTACCAGAGAAGAGGGGTGCAGGACCCGGCTACTCACAGGGTGGCGGGGAGGCCGCTCCAGAGGGTCCTGGTGCCCTCATGCCTCACGATCTTCACGAAGGCGTCCTGGCCAAGCCGACACCAGCCCAGGGGAAGAGAAGGGACACAAGTGAGGTCTGTGATGGGGCTGGCCTAGGCTGGGCCTTTGCCTGATGCCCTCAGCCTCTGCCCATAGCCCTCAAGCCTCCCTGCGTCTACACGTGCAATACCCCAGTTGGGTCCAGGTGGACACCTGGTCACCCTTCAAAAACCTcatggaggccaggcacggtggctcacacctgtaatcccagccagcactttgggaggccaaatcgGATAaatcacttgaggcaggagttcaagaccagcctggccaacatggcaaaaccccatctctactaaaaatacaaaaattagcggcaggtggtggtgcatgcctgtaatcccagctatttgggaggctgaggcagaaggatcacttgaacccaagaggcggagattgcagtgaactgagatcacgccaccgcactccagcctgggtgacagagcgagacctccatctaaaaagaaaacaaacacctcATGGAGGGACTGCCTTCTCCGGAAGCACTTTCTGACTGAACTGGCTACCTCTGTGTGCCTTGCCCAACCCCTGCTTTCCTGGGTCTGCTGCCCAGCCAGACCCAACTCCTCACGGACACCGGCGAATCCCTATGGACCCAGCTGCTCCTCACCATGGTGCCAGTGAAGCGGGTAGGGTCTTGAAACCAGGTGGCACAGCGGGCACCATTTGGGCACAGGTACAGGGGCTCCAGGACACCATTGCAGTACAGGAGGCACTTCCCTGTGGATTGGAGAGAGGAGGGCACTGGGGAAAGGCAAGGGACGTTATAATGACAGGACCCTAGAACCTTGCAGGGAGGCAGTGGGCCCCTATCCCTGGAAGGCCAGTAAAGGCCAGGTCCCTGTGTGGATGTTCTGGTGCAGGTCATGGGACTGGCTGGCGGAACCTGGGAATGTACACTAGTCCATGGCTGTGGAGTCCACTGGTGCCCTGGGGACAGGGACAAGGACTCTCTCCCCCTTGCACCCTCCCAGGCTCCCTGTGGCTTGGGGCACTCACATTTGGTATAGGAGAGGCTCCACAATCTGGAGGAAGGCGTCAGCTCTAAAATACAAGGCAGCCCCTCAAGTCAGGAGAGCCCCCACCCGCCCCAGGGACCCCATCTCTGGaaggtctttttattttattttttgagatacagtcttgctctgtcgcccaccctggagcatagtggcacaatctcagctcactgcaacttccacctcccgggttcaagcgattctcctgccttagcctcccgagtggctgggactacaggcgcccgccaccaagcccggctaatttttgtagttttagtagtgagggggtttcaccatgttggccaggctggtcttgaaatcctgacctcaggtgatccacctgcctcagcctcccaaaacgctgggattacaggtgtgagaaacCACGGCTGGCCTCTGGGAGATCTTTCTTTTGCCCAGGCACCGCCCCTCACTAGCTCCAGGTCAGGTACTCACCGCTGGCCATGGAGGGCCGCTGAGACTGCAGGCGAACCTTCACCACGTCCAGGGGTGTCACTGGGGGAGGAAGTGGGTCTGAGGGCTCCTTTCAGGACCCCACCCCTAGGACCCCTCCCCCAGGACCACATAGCCTCCAATCTCTGGTCTGCCCCATCCCCACCTGCCCCTACCCCACCTCCCAAGGTCTTACTGAAGAGGGAGGTGACCACAGCCCCAGCGCCTGAGGCCACCATTTGCTGGAGGGGGCTGATACCCCCAGGGTCTTGGTCAGCCATCTTGAAGCTTCAGTCCTGAAAACCAAACCTCAAATGGAGCAAAACTCCAGGGATGGCAGGAAAGAAGGCAGGGCCACTGTGagactttttctttgagacggagtctcgctctgcacactgtcgccaggctggagtgcagtggcaccacctcagctcactgcaacctccacacccACCTCCCACCAACCCCCGTTCATGctattctctcgcctcagcctccgaagtagctggaactacaagctcGCACCACcccgcctagctaatttttgtatttttagtggagacggggtttcaccatgttggccaagatggtctcaatcttctgacctcgtgatccgcccgcctaggcctcccaaagcactggaattacaggcgtgagccaccgcgcccggcccactatGAGACTTTAACCTGACCCTCACCCACCGCCCTCGAAACATCGGTTGCCTCAACAACCCTGGCAATGACCTCTAAAGCAGGGACTGTCCACCCCCCTCCGCCGGGGAAAACTAAGGCTTGGGGAGACGAGGTGGCCAGCCCAAGGTCACTCAGGAGTGGCTCCGAAGGAAGCTGGGGTGCCAGACCTATCTCTCGGTTGCAATAGGGGCCAGGGCCGTTCCCTCGTCTACCTCGCACGTGTCCACTGCGCACCTCCTACGTGCAGGCGCGGATTTGGCCCTCGTGGCCCCAAAATCAGAGTACTTGTGTTGCCCCCGCAGCCCCCACTCCAGCACCAAGGCCCCGGGCGGACACCTGAGAGCCCAAGTTACCCGGCGTGGAGGAACGGCCGGGCACCGAGGGTGACGCGTAAGCAGATCTAGTGACCACGAAGGGCCCGTCGCCTCCTCGGGACTGCGGGCTGGGATGCCCGGCCCTCCCCGCACGGCCGGACGGGCCCGACCCGAGGCCCGTAGAGAAAGAGCAGTCTCTGGCATCCGCCCCAAAATACAGGCCCGGGGCGCAGCCGAGAGAGCGGGAAGTAGGAACGTAGAGCCAGGACCTCTCCCCGACGCTAGGCGACACTCCCGGCACCGGAGCGCGCAGAGCCGCCAAGTGAGGAGAACCACGCCAGCCCGACGGCCCCAGCACCAGCCCTGGTTCGCACGGCCGCCCGGAGACCCCCGCTTCCATCTCCgtccccagccctggcccagcACCGCCTACCTGGATCTAGGCTGGTGCTCGCGCGGCTCGGAGCCCAGGGCCGGGCGGGCCCATACCGGCTCCGCCGCCAGTGCGGGGTCCGCGCGCCCTCGCGTAGCACCCAGGCCAACGCCGAAAGAAGCCAAGTGGGCCCCGCCCCCACACCGCTGCGCGAGGCCCCGCCCGCCGCGGGCCGACCATCCGCAAGCCCGGAGTGTCTCCGGCTCCGCCCACTCGCGTCTCCGCTGTGACCTGCGGCGGTCCCGCCTTCTTGCCGTGGCCGCGCGGGCAGGTTCCAAGCCTGTCTAGCGCTAAGATCTGCAGGCCAACGTCGCGATCTCCACGTCGCGCTAAAACCTGGCAGCAGCAGGCACTTCCAGCATCTTTTTTTAGACAGCATCTTTTtcagcctcgctctgtcgcccaggctggagggcagtggcgcaatctaggttcactgcagccttgacctcccaagctcaagtgattctcccgcctcagcctcccgagtagctgggaccacaagggcgcgccgccacgcctggcttatttgttatttttatttttgtctccctaggttgcccaggctagtctggaactcctgggctcaagcgatccgcccacctcggtctccgaaagtgctgggattccaggcgtgagccgccgcgccgtCCTTAACAGCGTATTTGCACCAGCCCCGCCCCGGCCGCGCGCGGCTCTGGGAGCCCCAGCGCCTTCCGGACGGCGAGGGTGATGCACTGGCCCCCTGCCTCGGGGTCCTCAGGAGCGTGGCGGCGGCAGTGAGAATGAGTTATTCGAGATCGCAGAGAGACCGCACAATAACGACGAAGCTACTTGCCCGGCTCCCCGCCGAGACTTGAAAACTTCGCGGCGACTTCTCTCGCCGGCCTTAGCATCGCCCCCATTTTGCAGGTTACGGAACAGGCCTGCAACTGCAAAACGCTTTGTAAACCACAGGGCCCCGCGCGGGTGTGCGCCACTGGGTGAGCCGAGCTACAGCCCGGGCCGGGCGGGCTGGCACGAGAGCAGGCCGGGGGAGCCGGGAAAGCCATGGGGAGCCACATCCCACTTCcgcgtgaccttgggcaaatcacgaCCCCGCCTAAGGCCCGGAATGACTCCTGCGCGGGAAGGGAATGCGCACTGAGGGCGGGAGGACACCGACGTTTTGCTGTTGGTTGCTCTCGTATCGTGATTTCTTCTGAGTCTCAAAGCTCTTTGCAGTAGGTTATTGTTGAAATAGATtaccccaggccgggcgcggtggctcacgcctgtaatccagcactttaggaggccgaggcggtggtgaaaccccgtctctactaaaaatacaaaattagccaggcatggtggcgggcccctgtaatcccagctactcgggaggctgaggcaggagaatcgcttgaacccgggaggcggaggttgcagtgagcccagatcgcaccactgcattccagattgggcaacagagggagactccgtctcagaaaaaaaggccgggggcgttggctcatgcctgtaatcccagccttttgggaggtcgaggcgggcggatcaccagaggtcaggagtttgagagcagcctgaccaacatggtgaaacctcgtctctactgaaaatacaaaaaattagctgggcgtggtggtttatgccggtaatcccagctactcgggagactgaggcaggagaatcgcttaaacccgggaggcggaggttgcggtgagccgggactgcgccattgcactccagcctgggcaacaagagcgaaactccgtctcaaaaagaaaaataaatagtagattaccccattttacagagagtgaAACTGAGGCTCGACGTGAAGAGCCCAAGATTCCAACCGGCCGGTGCTTTTTCCACGGCCCCCAGACTGCCTCCTCAGGAGACAGGCGGGCTTAAGTCCAGCACTGCCTTCTCCAATCCCGCTTGTCAGGGAGACACTTTATTTCCCGGGGCAACCCCGTACCCCAggccccaccaccacccaccGCGCGTTTAGAACGTTTGCGCCATCGTGCTTATTTGTCCTAACAGAGAAACCAGCACGCGGAGGCGGTGGGCTAGCCTGCGCCTTTAAGAAGGGTAGGCCTTGACTTTGACGTCATCGTCTTCCGCGCCCCCTCATTCTCCTACTGGTCGTGTTCGGCGCTGGAGCCTCGCAGTCAGCAGGCGCCTGCCGGGTTAGCACGTGGACGCCGAGGGGCCAACTATCAGCTTTCCCTGAGAAAATGCCTTTGGGCTCCGCCACAGCTCGGAAACTCCAGCTTGGGAGCAGGGGGAGTGCAATCTGTGGCCTGTAAAGGGGCCGCTGGTCAAAGGACCCGAGAGGTGTTTTTTCCATTCCCTTCCCACCTCAAGCTGAGTTCAGAAATGACACGAAATAATTTTATCAACTATCAGTCAAGGTcgagctcacgtctgtaatcccaacactttgggaggccgaggtgggcggatcacctgaggacaggagttcgagaccagcctgaccaacgtgatgaaaccccgtctctactaaaaatacaaaaattagccggccatggtggtgcgcacctgtagtctcagctaattgggaggctgaggctgcagaattgcttgagccggcgaggtcgagcctgcagtgagccaagattgcaccactgcactccagcctgagtgacacagggagactctgtctcaaaaaataataggtaggtaggtaggtaggtaggtagatagatagatagatagatagataaacaaaCTATCGGTCAAGGTGAGAAACTACTCTCCACCAACGTTCTTTACAACTTCGACGTTTTGGTTCACAGAACAGGGGAGAAAACTGACGGCTCTTGTGTGTAGTGATTTTACTCGTGTGGAGGAGAACCCAGACTTTCCCTGCACACACACTCCCGTTTTACGGATGAGAAAAGGGAGGCCCTCAAGGTCACTTAAATGAAAGAGTCAGCATTAGATCCCCCAAAGTGCCTGAGCCAGATGGGCTCCCACCCTGTCCAGTTCTCAGCCCAGATGCTCTGCTCCAGCAGCGCCCTGACCTGGCTTTCCATCTCGCCTGCCTCTTACAAGCAAGTGTCTTAAGACCTCTAAGCTTTAGTTTCCCCATTTACAAAATGAgctgatggtgatgataatgcaCCTTCCTCTAGGGATGATGTAAGGATTGAATGCATTAATAGCTGTGACGTGCTTAGAACCCCGGCCCATGGCAAGCATTCTATGATGACAACTACTGTTGCTGTTACTGTATTGTTATTAATTGCTCTCTAGAACCTGTGGCATGGAAAGTTCCCCAGATTCTGGCCCCACCTCTGCCTCTAATATGCAGTCATGGATAATAATATCTCCTTATACCCAGAACGAAGGTCACCAGCGCAAAGTAGTACAGCCAGGAATCAAACCTGGGGacctctgagcctgtttccccaACAGTACTTTGAGGGCCTTGCACTCCATTTCcggttttctttttgtgatgatCTTAGATAGGATCCTTAGAGATTTGTCAATatacctgtttcctcatctgaaaatgaagACCATATCACCTGCCCCGCCTAACGTACAGATTCTTAATATCATGTCTCTGAAAGCCACATGAAGAGTCAATAAATAGTTCTGTGAGCCCTGCCAGTGGCCCAGAGCCGTGTGGATCACAGTCCTTGCCTTCTGCAGAATGTAAATGCTTTGAAGCTTAGAGAACCATGTGGCCTCATGGGTGTGACCAAAGCAGTGGCCTTTGGAGAGGTTATCCATGGGTGATGGGACACCTCTGGACCTCGTGAAGTCTCTCCCAAGAATGACTGTGGCAGGTCAGGGTGGAGGAGGAGCCTTGACATGCTCCAGAAGTTTTGGAGGCCTGACTCGACACGCCCACCCATGAGGAGCAAGCCTGGAAGGCTGCAGAGGTGGTCACTGACCTGGCTGACTCAGGCAAGGTTTACATTGGTTACGCACCCAGTGGTCTTTCCAGAGGCAACATGTGGCCCCATGTGGCCATCTGCAGCTTCCTCGCACAGATGGAAAAGCAGAAACTCTCCCTTTTTAATTGTAAAAGGGGAGAAGAAAGTACCAGCTGCAGGGGTGGTTGTGGAGACTGAGGGACCAGTCCTCACCTGATACCCAAAGGGCCAGTTTATTACAAGGCTGAATTTGTCCAGGGCAAGCCCTGGGACAGGGGCAGTGTCCCATCCAGCTCGCACCTCCAGGGCCTAGGAAGACATCTCTGGGACTGAAGTGGGACTCAAGGGCTTCACCCATGGATGGGACCACACCAGCACCTCTGAGTCCAGGGCCAGCACTGTCTGTATCTAGAGTAGCCTCCCAAAGCAGGGCCCAGGGCTGCAGAACCTCTGAGGCCCCGCCCCCTACTGCCCAGCGGAAAAGTCCAAATCCCAGGTCCATAGCTAAATGTAGTCTGATCTTGAATGGATTCTGAGGATGGAAAGGAGTAGGGGAATGATGGAGGACTTCATTGgaacaaatggagaaaatggaataagGTCTGGATGAtagatattacttttttttttttttttttgagatgaagtcttgctctgcaccgccatgcccagctaattttttttctttttagtagagaccaggtttcccatgttggccaggctggtctcaaattcctgacctcaggtgatccacccaccttggcctcccaatgtgctgagatttcaggcatgagccaccatgcctggcctcctgggttcaagcaactctcctgtctcagcttcctgagtagctgggattacgggtatcaccaccatgcccggctaatgtttgtactttcagtagagatgggatttcacaatgtaggccaggctgatctcgaactactgacttcagacttcaggtgatccacccaacttggcctcccaaagtgctgaaattgtaggcgtgaaccacagcacctggccaatattACTTTATCAGTGTTAAAATTTCTGGAGTGTGATAACAATACTGTGATTTTGTAGGAGAATGCCCTGTTCTTAGGAAACACATACTGTAGTGTTTAGGGATGAACAAAGTGTTATGATGTCTGTAACTTAGTCTTAAATGGCTCAgcaaaaaaagaagccaggcctggtagctcacgtctgtaagggaggctgaggcaggagggtcgcttgagcccaggagtttgagaccagcctgggcaacatagggagaccctgtctcttacaaaaaaaaaaaaaaaaaatagctgggtgtggtgttgtgcacctgtagtctcagctacttgggaggctgaggtgggaggattgcttgagcccatgaggtggaggctacagtgagcagtgatcctgccactgcactccaacctgggtgacagagcaagatcttatctcaaaaaacaaacaacaaaaaaagccagtGTAGAAAAATGttagccctgtctctactaaaaatacaaaaattagccaggcgtggttgcgggtgcctataatcccagctactccggaggctgaggcaggagaatcgcttgaacccaggaggtggaggtcgcagtgagctgagatcacaccactgcactccagcctgggtgacagagagactccatctcaaaaaaaaaaaagaatatatatatatgtgtatgtgtatgtgtgtgcgtgtatatatgtgtatttgtatgtatgtgtgtgtgtgtatatataaataatagctGGGATCAGACCAATTTGGGAAAGTCCTCCCTGTCTCCCCCTGCCTCTGTGGCCTGAGAAGGTGGCCTGAAAGTGTCTGGACACCCAAGGCTTTATTGGGGGGCTCTGGGTGTGGTCTGAGGAGGTGGGCCCCTAGAGGGAGAGGGTCCTGGCTAAGACTTTCCAGAATGTCCCCCAGCCTGGGTCCCAGAGCTCTGCTCTGCTGGGGGAGCATGGATTAATATGGAAGGTAGTTTTAGCCATAGCTACGAAAATTCTAAACGCCCAAACCCTTGAC harbors:
- the SLC25A39 gene encoding solute carrier family 25 member 39 isoform X3; this translates as MLSKKRCWKCLLLPGFSATWRSRRWPADLSARQAWNLPARPRQEGGTAAGHSGDASGRSRRHSGLADGRPAAGGASRSGVGAGPTWLLSALAWVLREGARTPHWRRSRYGPARPWAPSRASTSLDPVTPLDVVKVRLQSQRPSMASVPSSLQSTGKCLLYCNGVLEPLYLCPNGARCATWFQDPTRFTGTMDAFVKIVRHEGTRTLWSGLPATLVMTVPATAIYFTAYDQLKAFLCGRALTSDLYAPMVAGALARLGTVTVVSPLELMRTKLQARHVSYRELGACVRAAVAQGGWRSLWLGWGPTALRDVPFSALYWFNYELVKSWLNGLRPKDQTSVGMSFVAGGISGTVAAVLTLPFDVVKTQRQVALGAMEAVRVNPLHVGSTWLLLRRIRAESGTKGLFAGFLPRIIKAAPSCAIMISTYEFGKSFFQRLNQDRLLGS